One region of Chryseobacterium sp. SORGH_AS_0447 genomic DNA includes:
- the gap gene encoding type I glyceraldehyde-3-phosphate dehydrogenase, protein MSTIKVGINGFGRIGRLVFRAMTERDNIEVVGINDLINAEYMAYMLKYDSVHGIFPGEVSVEGNDLVVNGKKIRVTAEKDPNNLKWNEIGADYIVESTGLFLDKDNAAKHINAGAKKVILSAPSKDDTPMFVMGVNHTELTDDIKILSNASCTTNCLAPLAKVIHDNFGIVEGLMTTVHATTATQKTVDGPSMKDWRGGRAALNNIIPSSTGAAKAVGKVIPSLNGKLTGMSFRVPTVDVSVVDLTVRLEKATSYDEICAAIKAASEGELKGILGYTEDAVVSQDFVGDKRTSIFDKDAGIMLSPNFVKLVSWYDNEMGYSNKLVDMLIHAASL, encoded by the coding sequence ATGTCAACAATTAAAGTAGGTATCAACGGGTTTGGTAGAATCGGACGTCTTGTTTTCAGAGCAATGACTGAAAGAGATAACATCGAAGTAGTAGGAATCAATGACCTGATCAATGCAGAGTACATGGCTTATATGCTTAAATATGATTCTGTACACGGTATTTTCCCGGGTGAAGTTTCTGTAGAAGGAAACGACCTTGTAGTAAACGGGAAAAAAATCAGAGTAACTGCCGAGAAAGATCCGAACAACCTGAAATGGAACGAAATCGGGGCTGACTATATCGTTGAATCTACAGGTTTATTCTTAGATAAAGACAATGCTGCAAAGCACATCAACGCAGGAGCTAAAAAAGTAATCCTTTCTGCACCTTCTAAAGATGATACGCCAATGTTCGTAATGGGGGTAAACCACACTGAACTTACAGACGATATCAAAATTTTATCCAATGCTTCTTGTACTACCAACTGTCTGGCACCTTTGGCTAAAGTAATCCACGATAACTTCGGGATCGTAGAAGGTTTGATGACAACCGTACACGCTACAACTGCAACCCAGAAAACAGTAGACGGTCCTTCAATGAAAGACTGGAGAGGTGGTAGAGCTGCATTAAACAATATTATTCCTTCTTCTACCGGTGCTGCAAAAGCAGTAGGAAAAGTAATCCCTTCTCTGAACGGAAAATTAACAGGTATGTCTTTCAGAGTACCGACTGTTGACGTTTCCGTTGTGGATTTAACGGTAAGATTGGAAAAAGCAACTTCTTACGATGAGATCTGTGCAGCAATCAAAGCAGCTTCTGAAGGTGAACTGAAAGGAATTTTAGGATATACTGAAGATGCAGTGGTTTCTCAGGACTTCGTAGGAGATAAGAGAACTTCAATCTTCGATAAAGATGCAGGGATCATGCTTTCTCCAAACTTTGTAAAGCTTGTTTCTTGGTACGATAACGAAATGGGTTATTCCAACAAATTGGTAGATATGTTGATTCATGCTGCTTCTTTGTAA
- the pfkA gene encoding 6-phosphofructokinase produces MKESAVKKIAVLTSGGDSPGMNAALRAVVRTANYYNIECYGVREGYNGLINNDFLKMGPRSVKNIINQGGTILKSARSQEFRTPEGRQKAYDNCVKHGIEGLVCIGGDGTFTGAKIFNEEFGIRVIGIPGTIDNDIFGTDNTIGYDTALNTAMEAIDKIRDTATSHNRVFFVEVMGRDAGFIALNSGLATGALDILIPETKDSIDELFNNFRIAEKTGKASSIVVVAEGEKLANVYELAEKTKHEFPDYDIRVAVLGHMQRGGSPSCADRVLASRLGYGAVTGLMEGQTNVMAGMRSNELVYTPIEEAIKKHNEINQDLLLISEILAI; encoded by the coding sequence ATGAAAGAGAGTGCTGTAAAAAAAATTGCAGTTCTTACCTCAGGAGGAGATTCTCCGGGGATGAATGCAGCGTTACGGGCGGTGGTAAGAACCGCAAATTACTATAACATAGAATGTTACGGAGTAAGAGAAGGCTATAATGGCCTGATCAATAACGATTTCCTAAAAATGGGTCCTCGTTCCGTAAAAAATATAATCAACCAGGGCGGGACTATTCTTAAATCCGCCAGATCCCAGGAATTCAGAACCCCGGAAGGACGCCAGAAAGCTTATGACAACTGTGTAAAACACGGAATTGAAGGGCTGGTGTGTATCGGCGGGGACGGAACATTTACCGGGGCAAAAATCTTTAACGAAGAATTCGGCATCCGCGTCATCGGTATACCGGGAACGATCGATAATGATATTTTCGGTACCGATAATACCATCGGTTATGATACCGCACTGAATACGGCAATGGAAGCCATTGATAAAATCCGTGATACGGCCACTTCCCACAACAGGGTTTTCTTTGTAGAGGTTATGGGCCGTGATGCAGGTTTTATTGCCTTGAATAGTGGTCTGGCTACCGGAGCTCTCGATATTTTGATTCCTGAAACCAAAGACAGCATTGATGAGCTTTTCAACAACTTCAGAATTGCGGAGAAAACCGGAAAAGCGTCCAGCATCGTGGTGGTAGCGGAAGGAGAAAAGTTAGCCAATGTGTATGAACTCGCAGAAAAAACCAAACATGAATTCCCGGATTACGACATCCGTGTTGCCGTGTTAGGGCACATGCAGAGGGGCGGTTCTCCAAGCTGTGCCGACCGGGTATTGGCAAGCAGGCTGGGCTATGGTGCCGTAACCGGCCTGATGGAAGGGCAAACCAATGTTATGGCGGGAATGCGCTCCAATGAGCTGGTGTACACGCCTATCGAAGAAGCCATCAAAAAACATAATGAAATCAATCAGGATCTTTTATTGATTTCGGAAATTTTAGCAATTTAA
- a CDS encoding TIGR03915 family putative DNA repair protein, producing the protein MTTLLYDGSFDGLLTAVFEVFEYKYKDVEIASRERFHQENIFAEIHEVITQNDKAERVLLKLEQQIGKQGIHELLKVYLSEDPEQEQLILSAIRQSVRHPDENILQNYADDDILKISKLCKSVNRERHRMTAFVRFEKMQDGVFFSKIDPDFNVLPLIRKHFKDRYQDQKWMIYDLRRHYGILYDLETCDFFYPDEKIDLNQYHQKFHDEEKSYQTLWQRYFTRTNIVERKNLKLHIQHVPRRYWKYLTEKW; encoded by the coding sequence ATGACCACCCTACTCTACGACGGCAGTTTCGACGGACTTTTAACGGCGGTATTTGAGGTTTTCGAATATAAATATAAAGATGTGGAGATCGCAAGCCGCGAAAGATTCCATCAGGAAAATATTTTTGCGGAAATCCATGAAGTAATTACTCAAAACGACAAGGCAGAAAGGGTTTTGCTTAAGCTGGAGCAGCAGATCGGGAAGCAGGGAATTCATGAGCTGTTAAAAGTGTATCTTTCGGAAGATCCGGAACAGGAACAGCTGATCTTATCGGCCATCAGGCAATCGGTCAGGCATCCGGATGAAAATATCCTTCAGAATTATGCAGACGACGATATTCTGAAAATCTCCAAGCTCTGCAAATCCGTAAACCGGGAAAGGCATCGGATGACGGCTTTCGTACGTTTCGAAAAAATGCAGGATGGTGTTTTCTTTTCCAAGATCGATCCCGATTTTAATGTACTTCCATTAATACGGAAACATTTCAAGGACCGGTACCAGGACCAGAAATGGATGATCTACGATCTGCGCAGGCATTACGGCATCCTCTACGATCTGGAAACCTGCGATTTCTTTTATCCTGATGAGAAGATAGATCTCAACCAGTATCATCAGAAATTCCATGATGAGGAAAAAAGCTACCAGACACTCTGGCAGCGGTATTTTACGAGAACGAATATCGTAGAAAGGAAAAATCTGAAACTGCATATTCAGCATGTCCCTAGGAGGTATTGGAAATACCTTACGGAAAAATGGTAG
- a CDS encoding type II toxin-antitoxin system RelE/ParE family toxin has protein sequence MAERFYLLSEIADKDLEDIFDYSINKFGFDQAEKYLLEIENIFQSLVLNPYSGKKRDEIKQGLYSFPKDNHVIFYRILDKQIRIVRILHGSKDLPNYF, from the coding sequence ATGGCTGAAAGATTTTATCTTTTATCAGAAATTGCAGATAAAGATCTTGAAGATATTTTCGATTATTCTATAAATAAATTCGGGTTTGACCAGGCCGAGAAATATCTATTGGAAATTGAAAACATTTTTCAAAGTTTGGTTCTCAATCCGTATTCCGGAAAAAAACGTGATGAGATAAAACAAGGTTTATATAGTTTTCCAAAAGACAATCATGTTATTTTCTACCGGATTTTAGATAAACAAATTCGGATTGTAAGAATTCTTCACGGAAGCAAAGATCTTCCAAATTATTTTTAA
- a CDS encoding type II toxin-antitoxin system ParD family antitoxin produces the protein MNVSFTKKQEQYISNQIESGDFQNASEVVRDALRLHEFYRHRIIQDLKTEIEKGWSGNTSPRSVKDIITSRKKTNGK, from the coding sequence ATGAATGTAAGTTTTACAAAAAAGCAGGAACAATATATTTCCAATCAGATTGAATCTGGGGATTTTCAAAATGCCAGTGAAGTTGTACGGGATGCACTTCGCCTTCATGAATTCTACCGGCACCGCATCATTCAGGATTTAAAAACTGAAATTGAAAAAGGTTGGAGCGGCAATACAAGCCCTCGCTCGGTAAAGGATATTATTACATCCAGAAAAAAAACAAACGGCAAATAA
- a CDS encoding putative DNA modification/repair radical SAM protein yields the protein MNFDRLKEKLEILADAAKYDVSCSSSGGSRKNKKGALGDSSASGICHTYTEDGRCVSLLKILLTNHCIYDCAYCVSRSSNDIKRAAFTVEEVVDLTINFYRRNYIEGLFLSSGIFKNADTTMERLVRVAKKLRLEENFNGYIHLKSIPGASDELMQEAALYADRLSINLEIPTESGLKLLAPEKNRQDMLNPMKYIQNGIAQYKDEKKIFRKTPKFAPAGQSTQMIVGATNENDLQIIKVADHFYKNFSLKRVYYSGYVPVLEDKRLPSLTTEVPMLRENRLYQSDWLMRFYGFKAEEILDPNMPFLDLEVDPKLSWALRHLDQFPVNLQTADYQMILRIPGIGVKTAQKIVSARRFQVLNIDHLKKLGAAVNRAKYFIDFNAGNAFLRYLTDKNLKKLLIGGSSSKFHNQFSQQLTLF from the coding sequence ATGAATTTTGACCGCCTGAAAGAAAAACTTGAAATACTTGCCGATGCGGCGAAGTATGATGTTTCGTGCTCGTCCAGCGGAGGATCGCGGAAAAACAAAAAAGGCGCTTTGGGAGACAGCTCTGCAAGCGGAATCTGCCACACGTATACCGAAGACGGACGTTGCGTTTCCCTTCTAAAAATTCTTTTGACCAATCACTGTATTTACGATTGTGCCTATTGTGTTTCCAGAAGCTCGAATGATATTAAAAGAGCTGCCTTCACGGTAGAGGAAGTCGTAGATTTAACCATTAATTTTTACCGAAGAAACTATATCGAAGGGCTGTTTTTAAGCTCAGGGATTTTTAAAAATGCGGATACCACGATGGAACGTCTGGTGCGTGTTGCCAAAAAGCTGCGCCTGGAAGAAAATTTCAACGGATATATTCATTTGAAATCGATTCCGGGAGCAAGTGATGAACTGATGCAGGAAGCGGCCTTATATGCCGACCGTTTATCCATTAATCTTGAAATCCCAACCGAAAGCGGACTAAAACTACTGGCTCCTGAAAAAAACCGCCAGGATATGCTCAACCCGATGAAATATATCCAAAACGGTATTGCCCAGTACAAAGACGAAAAGAAAATCTTCAGGAAAACGCCGAAGTTTGCTCCGGCCGGCCAGTCGACCCAGATGATTGTAGGTGCTACCAATGAGAATGATTTACAGATTATTAAAGTAGCCGATCATTTTTATAAAAATTTCAGTTTGAAACGGGTTTATTATTCAGGTTATGTTCCGGTCCTGGAAGACAAAAGGTTGCCTTCTTTAACAACGGAAGTTCCGATGCTCCGTGAGAACCGTCTGTACCAGTCGGATTGGCTGATGCGTTTTTACGGTTTCAAAGCAGAAGAAATCCTCGATCCGAATATGCCGTTCCTGGATCTGGAAGTAGATCCGAAACTGAGCTGGGCTCTGAGACATCTCGACCAGTTCCCGGTAAATTTACAGACCGCGGATTATCAGATGATCCTGAGAATTCCGGGCATCGGGGTGAAAACAGCCCAGAAAATTGTAAGTGCCAGACGGTTTCAGGTATTGAATATAGACCACCTGAAAAAATTAGGTGCTGCCGTAAATCGGGCTAAATATTTTATTGATTTTAATGCAGGAAATGCTTTCTTAAGATATTTGACCGATAAAAATTTAAAGAAACTGCTGATCGGCGGAAGCTCTTCTAAGTTTCATAATCAGTTTTCACAGCAGCTTACTTTGTTTTAA
- a CDS encoding hydroxymethylglutaryl-CoA reductase, degradative — protein MNHTPVEGFSKLTKQGKIDWLVNEYLEGNEEYQNILQQYWNENPDLQKLHDEFSENTISNFYMPYGIAPNFLIDGKLFALPMAVEESSVVAAASKAAKFWLDKGGFKTTIINNEKLGHTHFIFKVESHKLQHFFNFNVKKKLLEATEDITANMRKRGGGILDIKLIDKTAEMPDYYQLKASFDTVDSMGANFINSCLEQFGKTLKAEVAVSEDFSQEEKNSLQIVMNILSNFTPDCLVRAEVSCKIEDLKDDSGISNEEFAWKFKQAVTIAEIEPFRATTHNKGIMNGVDAVVIATGNDFRATEACAHAYAARNGKYSSLTHCTTDNGIFRFWIDLPISVGVVGGLTNLHPLVKFSLALLGKPSAQELMSILAVSGLAQNFGALRSLVTTGIQKGHMKMHLLNILNQMGATEEEKQHFVTYFKDKTVSHHEVIHEFNRMRGQ, from the coding sequence ATGAATCATACACCCGTTGAAGGTTTTTCCAAATTAACAAAACAGGGGAAAATCGATTGGCTCGTTAACGAATATCTTGAAGGAAATGAAGAATACCAGAATATATTGCAGCAGTACTGGAATGAAAACCCGGATTTGCAGAAGCTCCACGATGAGTTCTCCGAAAATACGATTTCCAATTTCTATATGCCTTATGGGATTGCCCCGAATTTTTTAATCGACGGGAAACTGTTTGCCCTTCCGATGGCGGTTGAAGAAAGCTCTGTAGTGGCGGCTGCTTCAAAGGCAGCAAAGTTCTGGCTGGATAAGGGCGGGTTTAAGACAACCATCATCAACAATGAAAAACTAGGGCATACCCATTTCATTTTTAAAGTTGAATCTCACAAGCTGCAGCATTTTTTCAATTTTAATGTAAAGAAAAAATTACTCGAAGCTACGGAAGACATAACGGCAAATATGAGGAAGCGAGGCGGTGGGATCTTAGACATCAAACTGATCGATAAAACAGCCGAAATGCCCGACTACTATCAGCTTAAAGCGAGCTTCGATACGGTGGATTCGATGGGTGCGAACTTCATCAATTCCTGCCTGGAGCAGTTTGGAAAGACGTTAAAAGCAGAAGTGGCGGTAAGTGAAGATTTCAGCCAGGAAGAAAAGAATTCGTTGCAGATCGTGATGAATATTCTTTCCAACTTTACACCGGATTGCCTGGTAAGAGCTGAGGTTTCCTGCAAAATAGAAGATCTGAAGGACGACAGCGGAATTTCCAATGAAGAATTTGCCTGGAAGTTCAAGCAGGCCGTTACCATTGCCGAGATCGAACCTTTCCGTGCGACCACTCACAATAAAGGAATCATGAACGGGGTAGATGCGGTAGTTATCGCTACCGGAAACGATTTCAGGGCCACTGAAGCCTGTGCCCATGCCTATGCTGCAAGAAACGGGAAGTATTCTTCTTTAACCCATTGCACTACCGATAACGGAATTTTCAGGTTCTGGATTGATCTTCCGATTTCCGTAGGCGTTGTCGGAGGATTAACGAATCTCCATCCTTTGGTTAAATTTTCTTTAGCCCTTTTAGGAAAACCGTCGGCGCAGGAACTGATGAGTATCTTGGCGGTTTCAGGGCTGGCCCAGAATTTCGGGGCATTGCGCTCCCTGGTAACCACCGGAATCCAGAAAGGACACATGAAAATGCATTTGCTGAACATCTTAAACCAGATGGGCGCGACCGAAGAGGAAAAACAGCATTTCGTGACGTATTTCAAAGACAAGACGGTGAGCCATCACGAGGTCATCCATGAGTTTAACCGAATGAGAGGACAGTAA
- a CDS encoding DUF423 domain-containing protein: MKTITLVFGAAYGMLSVILGAFGAHALKKILSVERLESFETGVRYQMYAAFFLLIVGYILKFDTSSQKWISILMIAGTMLFSFSIYALSMQDYWGMNLKFLGPITPLGGLLMIISWAMLIFYFAKNRI, translated from the coding sequence ATGAAAACAATTACTTTAGTTTTTGGAGCCGCTTACGGAATGCTTTCCGTGATTTTGGGTGCATTCGGCGCGCACGCTTTAAAGAAAATTTTATCGGTAGAAAGGCTGGAAAGCTTTGAAACCGGGGTAAGATATCAGATGTATGCCGCATTTTTCTTGCTGATCGTCGGCTATATTTTGAAATTCGACACGTCTTCCCAAAAATGGATCTCCATTCTGATGATTGCAGGAACCATGCTGTTTTCATTCAGCATTTACGCCTTAAGCATGCAGGATTATTGGGGGATGAACCTGAAATTTTTAGGGCCGATCACCCCGCTGGGCGGATTGCTGATGATCATCAGTTGGGCAATGCTGATTTTTTACTTTGCTAAAAACAGGATTTAA
- a CDS encoding TolC family protein, with amino-acid sequence MKKANKVLFVLIFLLFQSGFAQDSLKISVNEFISVVKNYHPLALKYRLQNKMAEAEILRARGNFDPVLAGKLGEKNIDGTQYYEQKNLALEIPTWYGVEVTGSYNYLDGEKLNPSDTKGGLYQFGVTVPLAKNLLYDKRRAMLDQAKFALKMTEAEQAVLTNDLLLEAENTYWEWVQNYEIYKLKTEIVDINRERLKLTKKTFEYGEKPAIDTIEALSQLQNFELQQRDAFLSFVKSTQQLQLFLWKDNQQFYELPEMIYPADDLSKNPAYTEFEFLINDVDSRQINAHFSVLYYQQKQNILESERRLKWQSFLPKIDFTYNFFNKENYRADYLPLFDNNFQYGLKLEIPVFQREARANYQMAKIKLAQNELDTDIKRRELDVKIETYKNEILNYYTQIGLSENNLQNYRRLLNAEETRYSNGESSLFLINSRENKVIEAQEKFISIRTKFLKSFNKLKWMRENFSL; translated from the coding sequence ATGAAAAAGGCAAATAAAGTACTCTTTGTTTTAATCTTTTTACTTTTCCAGTCGGGTTTTGCACAGGATTCTCTTAAAATATCCGTGAACGAATTTATTTCGGTCGTGAAGAACTACCATCCTTTAGCCTTAAAATACCGCCTTCAGAATAAAATGGCGGAAGCTGAAATCCTGAGGGCAAGAGGAAATTTTGATCCGGTCCTGGCCGGCAAGCTCGGAGAAAAAAATATCGACGGAACCCAATATTACGAGCAGAAAAACTTGGCCCTGGAAATTCCCACCTGGTATGGAGTTGAAGTTACCGGAAGCTACAATTATTTAGACGGCGAAAAGCTGAATCCAAGTGATACCAAAGGCGGATTGTATCAGTTCGGCGTCACCGTTCCTTTAGCGAAAAATTTGCTTTACGACAAAAGAAGAGCCATGCTCGACCAGGCAAAATTTGCTTTGAAAATGACGGAAGCAGAACAGGCGGTCCTAACCAACGATCTGCTGCTGGAAGCTGAAAACACCTATTGGGAATGGGTACAGAATTACGAGATTTATAAGTTGAAAACAGAAATTGTAGACATTAACAGAGAACGTTTAAAGCTGACCAAGAAAACTTTTGAATACGGGGAAAAACCGGCCATCGACACGATAGAAGCCCTTTCCCAACTGCAGAATTTTGAACTTCAGCAACGGGACGCTTTTTTAAGCTTTGTAAAAAGTACCCAGCAGCTCCAGCTGTTTCTGTGGAAAGACAACCAACAGTTTTATGAGCTCCCGGAGATGATCTACCCCGCTGACGATTTGTCGAAAAACCCCGCCTATACGGAATTTGAATTCCTGATCAATGACGTTGATTCCAGACAGATCAATGCTCATTTTTCCGTTTTATATTATCAGCAGAAACAGAATATCCTGGAAAGCGAGAGACGCCTGAAATGGCAAAGCTTCCTGCCAAAGATCGATTTCACCTATAATTTTTTTAACAAGGAAAATTACAGGGCCGATTATCTGCCGTTGTTTGATAATAATTTTCAGTACGGCCTGAAATTGGAAATCCCGGTTTTCCAACGGGAGGCACGTGCCAATTACCAGATGGCAAAGATTAAGTTGGCTCAGAACGAACTGGATACAGATATTAAAAGAAGGGAGCTGGATGTAAAGATCGAAACCTACAAGAACGAAATCCTGAATTATTATACCCAGATCGGACTTTCCGAAAACAACCTGCAAAACTACCGCAGGCTTCTCAATGCCGAAGAAACGAGATACAGCAACGGAGAAAGTTCGCTTTTCCTGATCAATTCTCGGGAAAATAAAGTAATTGAAGCGCAGGAGAAATTCATTTCCATCCGGACGAAATTCCTGAAAAGCTTCAATAAGCTGAAATGGATGAGGGAAAATTTTTCTTTATAA
- a CDS encoding HlyD family secretion protein yields the protein MKLQSFDKIYRIHKKSRVKRWFFFILFAGIVTLFLPWTQNIKIKGNVSSLYQEQRPQQLNSPIPGRIIKWNVKNGDYVKKGDTLLQLSEIKDDYLDPLLVQRTEEQVQAKKGVRDYYEAKVGTTKNQLQALNAARELKLNQLKIKISQLNNKLTGEEAELEAAKNELKLSEDQFARQKKMYDEGLVSLTQFQQRSISYQNSVAKKTASENKVAQTRQEIVNTQIEQNSVIQDYTEKLSKIEGERFQSMGQIEGSDGDIAKLQNQVANYKARQGLYFIIASQDGQIVQLNKAGIGEVLKDGENIGTIVPTTVDYAVEIYIKPVDLPLVKEGQRVMCIFDGFPAIVFSGWPDSSYGTFAGKVVAVESNISPNGLFKALVIEDKNEKRWPPKIKMGTGVQGIAILNDVPIWYELWRNINGFPPDYYEVTNTKSAKDEKGK from the coding sequence ATGAAACTACAATCCTTCGATAAAATATACCGCATCCATAAAAAATCCAGGGTAAAAAGATGGTTTTTCTTCATCCTTTTCGCTGGTATCGTCACGCTCTTCCTACCGTGGACGCAGAACATTAAAATTAAAGGAAACGTAAGTTCCCTTTATCAGGAACAGCGTCCCCAACAGCTAAACTCGCCCATCCCCGGAAGAATCATCAAATGGAATGTGAAAAATGGAGATTACGTAAAAAAAGGCGATACCCTACTACAGCTATCTGAGATTAAAGATGATTATCTGGATCCGCTTTTGGTACAGCGTACAGAAGAACAGGTGCAGGCAAAAAAGGGAGTAAGAGATTATTACGAAGCCAAAGTAGGTACAACAAAGAACCAGTTACAGGCTTTAAATGCTGCACGAGAACTGAAGCTGAATCAGCTGAAAATAAAGATAAGCCAGCTCAACAACAAGCTTACCGGTGAAGAGGCCGAGCTTGAGGCGGCAAAAAACGAACTAAAGCTTTCGGAAGACCAGTTTGCCAGACAGAAAAAGATGTATGACGAAGGGCTGGTTTCCTTAACGCAGTTTCAGCAGCGGAGCATTTCCTATCAGAATTCCGTTGCCAAGAAAACCGCTTCCGAAAACAAAGTAGCCCAGACGCGGCAGGAAATTGTCAACACACAGATCGAGCAGAATTCCGTGATCCAGGACTATACCGAAAAACTGAGCAAAATTGAAGGCGAACGTTTCCAGAGTATGGGACAGATCGAAGGAAGCGACGGTGATATTGCCAAACTTCAGAATCAAGTGGCAAACTACAAGGCAAGACAGGGTTTATATTTCATCATCGCCTCTCAGGACGGGCAGATTGTCCAGCTGAACAAAGCCGGTATCGGGGAAGTGCTGAAAGACGGGGAAAACATCGGGACCATTGTTCCGACAACAGTAGATTATGCTGTGGAAATCTATATCAAGCCGGTGGATCTTCCGCTGGTAAAAGAAGGACAGCGTGTGATGTGCATTTTCGACGGATTCCCGGCCATCGTATTTTCCGGATGGCCCGATTCCAGCTACGGAACTTTTGCCGGAAAAGTGGTTGCCGTAGAAAGTAATATCAGTCCGAACGGACTCTTCAAAGCATTGGTAATTGAAGATAAAAATGAAAAAAGATGGCCTCCGAAAATAAAAATGGGAACCGGTGTGCAGGGAATTGCGATTTTAAACGATGTCCCGATCTGGTACGAATTATGGCGGAACATCAACGGCTTCCCACCGGATTATTATGAAGTAACGAATACAAAATCAGCAAAAGATGAAAAAGGCAAATAA